A portion of the uncultured Draconibacterium sp. genome contains these proteins:
- a CDS encoding nitronate monooxygenase has product MNAICDLFKIKYPVIQGGMVWCSGWKLASAVSNSGGLGLIGAGSLHPETLEEHIVKTKAATDKPFGVNVPLMYPETERIMDIIAAHEVPVVFTSAGSPKKWTGWLKDKGITVAHVVSSSFFAGKCEAAGVDAIVAEGFEAGGHNGREETTTMALIPSVRKATSLPLLAAGGIGSGEAMLAAMVLGADGVQIGSAFAVAEESSAHPEFKRLVTELGEGGTKLALKKLAPVRLIKNSFFNQVDEAEKAGQPAEAMAELLGRGRAKKGIFEGDLDEGELEIGQVSAQLNQIRPVAEIMDDIISAYKVARNEAGQGKFEF; this is encoded by the coding sequence ATGAATGCAATTTGTGATTTGTTTAAGATAAAATACCCCGTTATTCAAGGGGGAATGGTTTGGTGTTCAGGATGGAAACTGGCTTCGGCTGTAAGTAATAGCGGAGGATTGGGACTAATAGGCGCCGGATCGTTGCACCCCGAAACGCTGGAAGAGCACATTGTAAAAACAAAGGCTGCAACCGACAAACCGTTTGGGGTAAACGTGCCTTTAATGTATCCCGAAACCGAACGCATAATGGACATAATTGCGGCACACGAAGTGCCTGTGGTTTTTACTTCGGCCGGAAGCCCGAAAAAATGGACAGGTTGGTTGAAAGACAAAGGAATTACAGTAGCCCATGTGGTGTCGAGCTCGTTTTTTGCCGGTAAATGCGAGGCTGCCGGAGTTGATGCTATTGTTGCCGAAGGTTTTGAAGCCGGTGGTCACAACGGGCGCGAAGAAACTACAACCATGGCACTGATCCCATCGGTGCGAAAAGCTACGAGTTTGCCTTTACTGGCAGCCGGTGGAATCGGATCGGGAGAAGCCATGCTGGCAGCAATGGTTTTAGGAGCCGATGGTGTTCAAATCGGATCGGCATTTGCCGTGGCCGAAGAATCATCGGCGCACCCCGAATTTAAACGTTTAGTAACCGAGCTTGGCGAAGGAGGCACAAAACTGGCACTAAAAAAGTTGGCGCCCGTACGTTTAATAAAGAACAGCTTTTTTAACCAGGTTGACGAAGCCGAAAAAGCCGGTCAACCAGCAGAAGCAATGGCCGAGTTACTTGGTCGTGGTCGTGCTAAAAAAGGAATTTTTGAAGGCGACCTAGACGAAGGAGAACTGGAAATTGGCCAGGTTTCGGCACAGTTAAATCAGATTAGACCAGTTGCAGAAATTATGGACGATATTATTTCTGCATACAAGGTCGCCAGGAATGAAGCAGGACAGGGGAAATTTGAGTTTTAA
- the cdaA gene encoding diadenylate cyclase CdaA yields the protein MLAFITIRFLDILDILLVAFLLYQLYRLIKGTVAFNIVIGLFSLYLVWLIVRALNMQLLGSIMGQFIGVGVLALIIVFHPEIRKFLVFIGTNYNVNKILMLDKLFSQGKPKSINQQQIDNIVDACQAMGKSKTGALIVIAGESGLNEQINTGERINAKISSALIRTIFFKNSPLHDGAIIVKGNRIVAAGCILPLTQRDLDKALGLRHRAAVGMTENTDALCIIVSEERGSVSVAQKGEIKRRVSKETLIQILEENIVEGDEKTP from the coding sequence ATGCTTGCATTTATTACCATACGTTTTCTCGATATTCTCGATATTCTGTTGGTGGCGTTTTTGCTTTACCAACTTTACCGTCTCATAAAAGGGACGGTAGCATTTAATATCGTTATCGGCCTGTTTTCGCTCTACCTGGTTTGGTTAATTGTCAGGGCGCTCAATATGCAATTGCTGGGCTCAATTATGGGACAGTTTATTGGCGTTGGTGTATTGGCATTAATCATTGTATTTCACCCCGAGATCCGGAAATTTCTGGTGTTTATCGGCACCAATTATAATGTCAATAAAATTCTGATGCTCGACAAATTGTTTAGCCAGGGTAAACCAAAAAGTATTAATCAGCAGCAAATTGATAATATTGTTGACGCTTGTCAGGCGATGGGTAAATCAAAAACGGGGGCATTAATTGTTATTGCCGGCGAGTCGGGTTTAAATGAACAGATAAATACGGGAGAACGAATAAACGCGAAAATCTCTTCGGCACTCATTCGTACAATCTTTTTTAAAAATTCACCTTTGCACGATGGTGCTATTATTGTAAAAGGAAACCGAATCGTTGCTGCTGGCTGTATTTTGCCTTTAACGCAGCGCGATTTGGATAAAGCTCTGGGGTTGCGACATCGGGCAGCAGTAGGTATGACAGAGAATACGGATGCATTGTGCATTATCGTTTCCGAAGAGCGGGGATCAGTTTCTGTTGCTCAAAAAGGTGAAATAAAAAGACGCGTATCAAAAGAAACACTCATTCAGATTTTGGAAGAAAACATTGTTGAAGGAGACGAAAAAACGCCATGA
- a CDS encoding prephenate dehydratase: MKRIAIQGIAGSFHEDAARRYFDEDIEVVECKTFTTVCDMIDNDQVDFAVMAIENSIAGSLLNNYQLIRDYHLRIIGEIYIHIQMNLLVNDGVKSEDIKDIHSHPIALRQCMEYIEHNYPNAQLHEKLDTAASSKLVSDKNLKDAASIANLRSAELYGLNVLDTGIETNKKNYTRFWILSKHGNPTEGSNKASVCFEVGHFYGSLAAVLNTFAKNEINLTKIQSVPKIGKPNEYTFHVDIEWEKPENYDRAIHQVLKCASSLSILGEYQKGNLHNE, translated from the coding sequence ATGAAACGGATAGCAATTCAAGGAATAGCGGGCTCTTTTCATGAGGATGCAGCCCGACGATATTTTGATGAAGATATTGAGGTAGTTGAGTGTAAGACATTTACTACCGTATGCGATATGATTGATAACGACCAGGTGGATTTTGCCGTTATGGCCATCGAAAACTCCATTGCCGGTAGTTTACTGAATAATTACCAGTTGATTCGCGATTATCATTTACGCATTATTGGCGAAATTTATATTCATATTCAAATGAATTTACTGGTGAATGATGGTGTGAAATCGGAGGATATCAAGGATATTCATTCGCACCCGATTGCCTTGCGCCAGTGTATGGAGTACATCGAGCACAATTATCCAAATGCGCAGTTGCACGAAAAACTCGATACGGCAGCATCGTCGAAACTGGTGTCGGATAAAAACTTAAAAGACGCTGCATCGATTGCAAATCTGCGGTCGGCAGAATTATACGGGTTGAATGTTCTTGACACCGGAATTGAAACCAATAAGAAAAACTACACCCGCTTTTGGATTTTGTCGAAACATGGCAACCCAACCGAGGGAAGTAATAAAGCATCGGTGTGTTTTGAAGTTGGACACTTTTACGGATCGCTGGCAGCAGTGTTAAATACATTTGCTAAAAATGAGATTAACCTGACGAAGATCCAGTCGGTGCCAAAAATCGGTAAGCCCAACGAATATACATTTCACGTAGATATTGAATGGGAAAAACCCGAAAACTACGACCGTGCTATACATCAGGTGCTGAAATGTGCATCGAGCCTGTCGATTTTAGGCGAATATCAAAAAGGAAACCTGCATAACGAATAA
- a CDS encoding arylsulfatase, whose translation MKNLFLPLCLLTALFLTACSTKNSGQQKPNIIYILADDLGYGDISAFNEQGKIKTPNIDKLATDGMRFTDAHTSSAVCTPTRYGILTGRYNWRSTLKSGVLTGKSKALIPSSRKTVAKMLQENNYTTAFIGKWHLGWDWAIKAGEENRGEGWSPEDFDNIDFSKPVKNGPQELGFDYSYGHSGSLDMAPYVYVENGMPTKIPDSSTVNTGKYSWWREGPTSADFIHEDVTPHFFRKSFQYIKDMSEQEKPFFLYLALPSPHTPILPTEEWQGKSGLNPYGDFVMMIDDYVGQMQEIIKEAGIEENTIVIFTSDNGCAPSAKIDELAEKGHYPSYIYRGHKADIFEGGHRVPFIAKWPGKIAPGSTSDQTICTTDLMATCAELVGYQLADNEGEDSYSMLPLLHGMNQPIREATVHHSINGSFAIRKGSWKLNLCPGSGGWSYPRPKNKEVIDTLPKYQLYNLKTDPGETNNLFTTNQEKAKELKTLLEKYIVEGRSTPGVPQQNDNIDFEWKQTDFINE comes from the coding sequence ATGAAAAACTTATTCCTGCCACTGTGTTTGTTAACAGCACTTTTTTTAACTGCATGTTCAACAAAAAACAGCGGACAACAAAAGCCCAACATTATTTACATTTTAGCCGACGATTTGGGCTATGGCGACATATCAGCATTTAACGAGCAAGGGAAAATTAAAACTCCGAATATCGACAAATTGGCAACCGATGGAATGCGTTTTACCGATGCACATACTTCTTCTGCTGTTTGTACACCCACACGATATGGCATTTTAACCGGACGGTACAATTGGCGAAGTACCTTAAAATCGGGTGTTCTCACCGGAAAATCAAAAGCGCTTATTCCATCGAGCCGAAAAACGGTGGCAAAAATGCTTCAGGAAAACAACTACACCACTGCATTTATTGGGAAATGGCATCTGGGCTGGGACTGGGCCATAAAAGCTGGTGAAGAGAACAGAGGCGAAGGCTGGAGTCCTGAAGACTTCGATAACATTGATTTCTCGAAACCGGTAAAAAATGGTCCTCAGGAATTGGGCTTTGACTATTCTTACGGACACAGCGGCTCTTTGGATATGGCTCCGTATGTTTATGTTGAAAACGGAATGCCCACGAAAATTCCCGATTCATCGACTGTGAACACCGGAAAATACTCGTGGTGGCGCGAAGGACCTACATCTGCCGACTTTATCCACGAAGATGTAACGCCTCATTTTTTCCGTAAATCATTTCAGTACATAAAAGATATGTCGGAGCAGGAAAAACCATTTTTCCTGTATCTGGCGCTTCCTTCGCCACACACGCCCATTTTACCAACTGAAGAATGGCAGGGAAAAAGTGGCTTAAATCCCTACGGCGATTTTGTAATGATGATTGATGACTATGTTGGCCAGATGCAGGAAATTATAAAAGAAGCGGGAATTGAGGAAAATACAATAGTGATTTTTACCAGTGACAATGGTTGTGCTCCGTCTGCAAAAATAGACGAATTGGCTGAAAAAGGCCACTACCCCAGCTACATTTACCGGGGACACAAAGCTGATATTTTCGAAGGAGGCCACCGCGTTCCGTTTATTGCAAAATGGCCTGGGAAAATTGCACCGGGATCAACGTCAGATCAAACAATCTGCACCACCGACCTGATGGCAACTTGTGCAGAACTTGTTGGCTACCAATTGGCAGATAACGAAGGAGAAGACAGCTACAGCATGCTACCGTTGCTCCATGGAATGAACCAGCCAATTCGTGAGGCAACCGTTCACCATTCCATCAACGGGAGTTTTGCCATCCGGAAAGGTTCGTGGAAACTGAATCTATGCCCCGGCTCGGGCGGTTGGAGTTACCCGCGACCGAAAAACAAAGAAGTTATTGATACTCTTCCCAAATACCAATTGTATAATCTGAAAACTGATCCCGGCGAAACCAACAATCTATTTACTACAAATCAGGAAAAGGCGAAGGAGCTAAAAACACTTCTCGAAAAATATATTGTTGAAGGACGCAGCACTCCCGGTGTTCCACAACAAAACGATAATATTGATTTCGAATGGAAACAAACTGATTTTATAAATGAATAG
- a CDS encoding flavodoxin, whose amino-acid sequence MSKIAIFYGPEGGSVNRVADKMKELIGEDKVEMVAVKNASTADLEKYDKIIFGLSTVGKDTWDSEYSTNDWGKFLPEISKVDYSDKTVAVFGLGDHVTYAHAFVDHIGLLGKELMKNGAVLVGPVDTEGYEYEESEAVVDGKFIGLPLDEDFEPEMTDERVAAWIEQIKPDFGF is encoded by the coding sequence ATGAGTAAAATAGCAATTTTTTACGGTCCTGAAGGTGGATCAGTAAATCGCGTGGCAGACAAAATGAAAGAATTAATCGGTGAGGATAAAGTAGAGATGGTAGCAGTTAAAAATGCTTCCACTGCCGATTTGGAAAAATACGATAAAATAATTTTTGGTCTTTCAACTGTTGGAAAAGACACCTGGGATTCGGAATATTCAACCAACGACTGGGGTAAATTCCTGCCCGAAATTTCGAAAGTAGACTACAGCGATAAAACTGTTGCAGTTTTTGGCCTGGGCGATCATGTTACTTATGCACATGCATTTGTTGATCACATTGGTTTACTCGGTAAAGAGTTGATGAAAAACGGTGCTGTTTTGGTTGGTCCGGTTGATACCGAAGGTTATGAGTACGAAGAATCGGAAGCAGTGGTTGACGGAAAATTCATTGGTTTGCCGCTCGACGAAGATTTTGAACCGGAAATGACCGACGAACGTGTTGCTGCATGGATCGAACAAATTAAACCCGATTTTGGATTTTAA
- a CDS encoding DUF1599 domain-containing protein — MDKTNKQYDQVISICRNIFSKKMTDYGTAWRILRPTSLTDQIYIKAQRIRSIEEKGIAKVDEGVKPEFIGIINYCIMGLIQLELGPSDQEVPNERIQELYDKYFNEAKTLMMDKNHDYGEAWRNMRISSYTDLILMKIQRTKQIEDNQGKTLISEGIDANYMDMINYSVFAMIKIEFENKA, encoded by the coding sequence ATGGACAAGACAAACAAGCAATATGACCAGGTTATTTCGATCTGCCGTAATATATTTTCGAAAAAAATGACCGATTATGGTACTGCCTGGAGAATATTGCGTCCCACTTCTCTTACCGACCAGATTTACATTAAAGCACAACGTATAAGAAGCATTGAAGAAAAAGGTATTGCAAAAGTTGACGAAGGTGTAAAACCCGAATTCATTGGTATTATTAACTACTGCATTATGGGACTGATTCAGTTGGAATTGGGGCCGTCGGATCAGGAAGTTCCAAACGAAAGAATTCAGGAGCTTTACGACAAGTATTTTAACGAGGCCAAAACACTGATGATGGATAAAAACCACGATTATGGAGAGGCCTGGCGAAATATGCGTATCAGCTCGTACACCGATTTGATATTAATGAAAATACAACGCACCAAACAAATAGAAGACAATCAGGGCAAAACACTTATTTCGGAAGGTATTGATGCCAATTACATGGACATGATCAACTATTCCGTTTTTGCCATGATTAAAATTGAATTTGAAAACAAAGCATAA
- the folP gene encoding dihydropteroate synthase: MLITQSAGKFLKRNSTLHLGEKEVDLSIPVVAGIVNITPDSFFDGGKMEDEATMLKAVEKMVTDGAGIIDVGAVSTRPGSKTVSTKEELARLLPAVQAIHKAFPDVALSVDTFRSWVAVRVIDEVGPIIINDISGGSLDSNMFETIAKLQVPYILSHIKGTPLNMQEDPQYDDLIREVAQYFAERVKKLNKLGVKEVILDPGFGFGKTLDHNYELLNKLDAFKVYQLPVMVGLSRKSMIWKALDAKPETALNGTSVANTLALMGGADMLRVHDVKEAVEAVKIFCEIKATII; the protein is encoded by the coding sequence ATGTTGATTACGCAGTCAGCGGGTAAGTTCCTGAAACGAAACAGTACACTGCATCTTGGTGAAAAAGAAGTTGATCTATCAATACCGGTGGTGGCCGGAATTGTGAATATAACACCCGATTCGTTTTTCGATGGGGGAAAGATGGAAGACGAAGCTACCATGTTAAAAGCCGTTGAGAAAATGGTTACTGATGGTGCCGGAATTATTGATGTGGGAGCGGTTTCAACACGACCGGGGTCGAAAACGGTTTCAACAAAAGAAGAGTTGGCGAGACTTTTACCGGCAGTTCAGGCTATTCATAAAGCTTTTCCCGATGTTGCACTTTCGGTCGATACCTTTCGTTCGTGGGTTGCGGTTCGGGTAATTGATGAGGTAGGACCTATAATTATTAACGATATTTCTGGCGGATCGCTTGACAGTAACATGTTTGAAACAATTGCTAAATTACAGGTTCCATACATCTTGTCGCATATAAAAGGTACTCCGCTTAATATGCAGGAAGATCCTCAATACGACGACCTGATTAGAGAAGTAGCACAATATTTTGCCGAACGGGTTAAAAAATTGAATAAACTGGGCGTAAAAGAAGTGATTCTCGATCCCGGATTTGGTTTTGGAAAAACACTCGATCACAACTACGAGTTGTTAAATAAACTTGATGCATTTAAAGTGTATCAACTTCCGGTAATGGTGGGTTTGAGCCGTAAGTCGATGATTTGGAAAGCGCTTGATGCCAAACCCGAAACGGCATTAAACGGAACATCGGTGGCCAATACGCTTGCCTTAATGGGGGGAGCCGATATGTTGCGTGTACACGACGTAAAAGAAGCAGTTGAAGCTGTAAAAATATTTTGTGAAATTAAAGCTACAATTATTTAA
- a CDS encoding pyridoxal phosphate-dependent aminotransferase, protein MNNSPLDKKLVEEKIAQLRIPDIGKASIREVVALVNLVEEASDFKYVRMEMGVPGLPPAKVGVEAEKDALDRGVSAIYPMVDGIKPLKEESSKFIKNFLNIDVAPAGCIPTTGSMQGTYAAFMAAGNCDKKKDTVLFIDPGFPVQKQQMMVLGQKFETFDVFNYRGDKLKEKLESFLAKGNINSIVYSNPNNPAWICFNDEELKIIGELANKYDVIVMEDLAYFGMDFRTDFSKPGVAPYPPSVAHYTDNYILFISSSKIFSYAGQRIGIMAISDKLFSRDYPDLQERFKGTTFGATITLRLLYSLSSGTSHSAQWALAAMFKAANDGEFNFVEGVKAYGERAKEMKRLFLKNGFKVVYQNDLGVPIADGFYFTIGYPGMTGNELVANLLFYGISAIALDNTGSDEEGIRACVSFVLPHQFGDLEERLKLFNENFGQ, encoded by the coding sequence ATGAATAATTCACCTCTCGACAAAAAACTTGTTGAAGAAAAAATAGCGCAATTGCGCATCCCCGATATTGGCAAAGCATCTATTCGCGAAGTTGTGGCGTTGGTAAATCTTGTTGAAGAAGCCAGCGACTTTAAATACGTTCGCATGGAAATGGGTGTGCCCGGTTTACCACCCGCCAAAGTTGGTGTTGAGGCCGAAAAAGATGCACTCGACCGCGGTGTGTCGGCTATATATCCAATGGTTGACGGAATTAAACCGTTAAAGGAAGAATCGTCGAAATTCATCAAAAACTTTTTGAATATTGATGTGGCACCTGCCGGTTGTATTCCAACTACCGGATCGATGCAGGGAACGTACGCCGCTTTTATGGCTGCCGGAAACTGCGATAAAAAGAAAGACACCGTTTTGTTTATCGACCCGGGATTCCCGGTGCAGAAACAACAAATGATGGTGCTCGGCCAGAAGTTTGAAACCTTCGATGTATTTAATTACCGCGGCGACAAGCTAAAGGAAAAACTGGAATCGTTTCTTGCAAAAGGAAACATTAATTCCATTGTATATTCTAACCCGAACAACCCGGCCTGGATATGTTTTAACGATGAGGAACTGAAGATTATTGGTGAGTTGGCTAATAAATACGATGTGATCGTTATGGAGGATCTGGCCTATTTCGGTATGGATTTTCGTACTGATTTTTCGAAGCCCGGTGTAGCACCATATCCTCCGTCGGTAGCTCATTATACCGATAATTACATACTATTTATCAGCAGTTCGAAGATATTCTCATACGCCGGTCAGCGTATTGGTATAATGGCTATTTCGGATAAATTGTTTAGCCGCGATTATCCCGATTTGCAGGAACGTTTTAAAGGAACAACCTTTGGCGCGACTATTACCTTGCGCTTGTTGTATTCGCTTTCGTCTGGTACCAGTCATTCGGCACAATGGGCGCTGGCGGCCATGTTTAAAGCTGCAAACGATGGTGAGTTCAATTTCGTTGAAGGTGTAAAAGCTTATGGCGAACGTGCTAAAGAAATGAAACGCCTTTTCCTCAAAAACGGATTTAAAGTGGTTTACCAAAACGATTTGGGCGTACCCATTGCCGACGGTTTTTATTTCACGATCGGTTATCCGGGAATGACAGGAAATGAGTTGGTTGCCAACTTGCTTTTCTACGGAATTAGTGCCATCGCACTCGATAATACCGGAAGTGATGAAGAAGGTATTCGCGCTTGTGTTTCGTTTGTGTTGCCGCATCAATTTGGCGACCTCGAAGAGCGTCTGAAATTGTTTAACGAGAATTTTGGTCAATAA
- the tpiA gene encoding triose-phosphate isomerase — protein MRQKIVAGNWKCNTNLQEGVELAKAVDTVVASEGADDVVVVLGAPFTHITKVVDTVNTDRIGVAAQNCAAEAKGAFTGEVSAEMVKSTGAEYVILGHSERREYYGETSEILNKKVALALENGLTPIYCCGEALDIREAGTHNEYVVNQLEETVFQLSADDFKKIVIAYEPIWAIGTGVTASSEQAQDMHANIRAAITAKFGEEVAEGTSILYGGSCKPSNAKELFANKDVDGGLIGGAALKAEDFIGIINGF, from the coding sequence ATGAGACAAAAGATAGTTGCAGGAAACTGGAAATGTAACACCAACTTGCAAGAAGGTGTTGAGTTGGCAAAAGCTGTAGACACAGTTGTAGCAAGCGAAGGCGCTGACGATGTAGTTGTTGTATTGGGAGCACCATTTACACACATTACAAAAGTAGTTGATACAGTTAATACCGACAGAATTGGTGTTGCTGCTCAAAACTGTGCTGCCGAAGCTAAAGGAGCTTTCACTGGCGAAGTTTCTGCAGAGATGGTAAAATCAACAGGTGCAGAGTATGTTATTTTAGGTCACTCTGAGCGTCGTGAATATTACGGTGAAACAAGCGAGATCCTGAACAAAAAAGTAGCTCTTGCATTAGAAAACGGTTTAACTCCGATTTACTGCTGTGGTGAAGCTTTGGATATTCGCGAAGCCGGTACACACAACGAATATGTTGTAAATCAACTGGAAGAAACTGTTTTTCAACTGTCAGCCGACGATTTCAAGAAAATCGTTATTGCTTACGAACCAATTTGGGCAATCGGAACCGGTGTAACTGCCAGCTCTGAGCAAGCACAAGATATGCACGCTAACATCCGCGCTGCAATTACAGCTAAATTCGGTGAAGAAGTTGCTGAAGGAACTTCTATCCTATACGGTGGTAGCTGTAAACCAAGCAACGCAAAAGAACTGTTTGCCAACAAAGACGTTGACGGTGGTTTAATTGGTGGTGCTGCTTTAAAAGCTGAAGACTTTATCGGAATCATCAACGGATTCTAG
- a CDS encoding Crp/Fnr family transcriptional regulator — MANGDKVRSHPVNKVRGMDRQKIISRFEHTLSLIDTFNLQNEPVVLKKGELFIDYGEKNKKLGILLDGLLYASYLSDSGTEWVSRFFFPPNNFIVSNHRGFVLGKDSTEAIRAYEDSRLIFIEKDEFKTLLDENHKFERTVRILAEESYIQAMDRIHSFQSLNAEQRIRKFFVEYPELAQKLQRQHIASYLGIHRNILTRILYKL, encoded by the coding sequence ATGGCTAATGGAGATAAAGTTCGTAGTCATCCGGTGAATAAAGTTAGAGGAATGGATAGACAAAAGATAATTTCGCGATTTGAGCACACCCTGAGCCTGATTGATACTTTCAATTTACAGAATGAGCCGGTGGTGCTTAAAAAAGGCGAACTGTTTATCGATTACGGCGAGAAGAACAAAAAGCTGGGCATTTTGCTCGATGGTCTCCTTTATGCTTCCTATCTGTCCGACAGCGGTACCGAGTGGGTGTCACGATTTTTCTTTCCACCCAACAACTTTATTGTTAGCAATCACCGCGGATTTGTATTGGGCAAAGATTCAACCGAGGCCATTCGTGCCTACGAAGACTCGCGCCTGATTTTCATTGAAAAGGATGAGTTTAAAACGTTATTGGATGAGAATCATAAATTCGAGCGTACCGTGCGTATTCTTGCCGAGGAGAGTTACATTCAGGCAATGGATCGTATTCACTCGTTTCAATCGCTGAATGCAGAACAGCGTATCCGTAAGTTTTTTGTAGAATATCCTGAGTTGGCACAGAAATTACAACGTCAGCACATTGCTTCTTATCTCGGTATTCACCGAAACATCTTAACCCGGATTTTATATAAACTGTAG
- a CDS encoding BT_3928 family protein — protein sequence MNIVKQLSRILFGLVFIFSGFVKGIDPWGSAYKFTDYFNAMGLDWMLWAAFPLGVLLAFAEFAIGVAFLFNWRMRLFSWLGLLFMAFFTPLTLWIALKNPVTDCGCFGDALVISNWETFYKNLVFITLAIIVVVNRNWFADQVKSKLPAIMSIVFFIVYFGIVYYSYNHLPIFDFRPYSVGTNIPEGMSIPDDAPQEIYENTFYYKNKNTGEVQEFTEENYPWQDTLNWEYHDMESHLVQEGYEPPIHDFRMESPDGEDVKDFFIYDENYVFMLVAYDLHKTSTKSQEEINTLANWAMDKGLSFVCLTSTLQDEAMQFADENDAPYEFFNCDEITLKTMIRSNPGLIVMKDGTILDKWHYNDIPSPEEVEAEFEFE from the coding sequence ATGAATATTGTTAAACAACTTTCACGAATTCTTTTTGGACTTGTTTTTATTTTTTCGGGTTTTGTAAAAGGTATTGACCCCTGGGGATCGGCTTACAAGTTTACCGACTACTTTAATGCCATGGGGCTAGATTGGATGCTTTGGGCAGCCTTTCCGCTGGGAGTTTTGCTGGCTTTTGCCGAATTTGCAATTGGTGTGGCTTTTTTGTTTAACTGGCGCATGCGTTTGTTTTCGTGGCTGGGCTTATTGTTTATGGCCTTCTTTACACCTTTAACACTCTGGATTGCACTAAAAAATCCGGTTACCGACTGTGGCTGTTTTGGCGATGCACTGGTGATTTCAAACTGGGAAACATTTTATAAAAACCTTGTATTTATCACGTTGGCTATAATTGTGGTAGTCAACCGAAACTGGTTTGCCGACCAGGTAAAAAGCAAATTGCCGGCAATAATGAGCATTGTTTTTTTCATCGTATATTTTGGCATCGTTTACTATTCGTACAATCACTTGCCAATTTTCGATTTCAGGCCATACTCAGTGGGAACAAATATTCCGGAAGGAATGAGTATTCCTGACGATGCGCCACAGGAAATCTACGAAAATACATTTTACTACAAAAATAAAAATACTGGCGAGGTACAAGAATTCACCGAAGAAAATTACCCGTGGCAAGACACATTAAATTGGGAATACCACGATATGGAATCGCACCTGGTGCAGGAAGGTTATGAACCACCAATTCACGATTTCAGAATGGAGTCGCCCGACGGAGAAGACGTAAAAGATTTCTTTATTTACGACGAAAATTATGTGTTTATGCTCGTTGCTTACGACTTGCATAAAACCAGTACCAAGTCGCAGGAAGAAATAAATACACTGGCAAATTGGGCAATGGACAAAGGATTATCGTTTGTTTGCCTCACCTCTACCCTGCAAGATGAAGCCATGCAGTTTGCCGATGAGAATGACGCTCCGTACGAATTCTTCAACTGCGACGAGATAACCTTAAAAACAATGATTCGCTCGAACCCGGGATTGATTGTAATGAAAGACGGAACTATTCTGGATAAATGGCATTACAACGATATTCCTTCACCGGAAGAAGTTGAAGCTGAATTTGAATTTGAATAA